One part of the Salmo salar chromosome ssa10, Ssal_v3.1, whole genome shotgun sequence genome encodes these proteins:
- the LOC106561379 gene encoding pyrin, whose product MSPNNKCIGRGLHASLLYLVLFVCLVRTTTLDEEDIEIDDEEEEDLEYEYSMKQDRHTCGSGQTGQYPFCKDKDQVIHHYVHTRDECGETDFKKVRGEMQLMIQDRRKKMKEIVHSAKLIEKNAEREKEDTLLFLTEVARLVQETYVDVIEEIEKKQKAATTGAIEHILELTQEISKLQERSSELEQLSHTEDHLHLLQMFPSLCTPPATIDWSEVSIHSDPSVGSMRRAVNKLREALNSEESRLSAAELGRIKKCAVNVTLDPDTAHPYLIVSEDGKQVRIGDLWQNVTDGPERFNVVVNVLAKEGFSSGRFYYEVQVKGKTRLDLGVAIESINRKSGVTLSPGHGYLAICLRDGDRYVAAESPAILIALSQKPQKIGVYVDYEQGQVSFYDVDNRSHIYSFTDYTFNNKLYPFFSTGTDDDGENSAPLVITPVNQQLSIHFLTSEKA is encoded by the coding sequence ATGTCACCAAACAACAAGTGCATAGGGAGGGGCCTGCATGCCAGCCTGTTGTACCTGGTTTTATTTGTGTGCCTGGTGCGCACCACTACTCTGGACGAAGAAGATATTGAGattgatgatgaggaggaggaagacctggAGTATGAGTACAGTATGAAACAAGACAGACACACCTGTGGAAGCGGCCAAACTGGTCAGTATCCATTCTGTAAGGACAAGGACCAGGTCATTCACCATTATGTCCACACAAGGGatgagtgtggagagacagactTCAAGAAAGTGCGGGGGGAAATGCAGCTGATGATCCAGGACCGACGAAAGAAGATGAAGGAGATCGTACACTCTGCAAAACTCATCGAGAAAAAtgcggagagggagaaagaggacacTTTGCTGTTCCTGACTGAAGTGGCCCGGCTCGTTCAGGAGACCTACGTAGATGTCATTGAGGAGATCGAAAAGAAGCAGAAAGCAGCAACAACCGGGGCTATAGAGCACATTCTAGAGCTAACACAGGAAATCTCTAAACTACAGGAGAGAAGCTCTgaactggagcagctctcacacacagaggaccaCCTTCACCTTCTCCAGATGTTCCCGTCCCTGTGTACCCCACCGGCCACCATTGACTGGTCTGAGGTCAGCATTCACAGTGATCCCAGTGTGGGGTCTATGAGGAGAGCTGTGAACAAGCTGAGAGAAGCACTCAATAGTGAAGAGAGCAGGCTGTCTGCAGCTGAGTTGGGAAGGATTAAGAAGTGTGCAGTGAATGTGACTCTGGACCCTGATACAGCACATCCGTACCTCATTGTCTCTGAAGATGGGAAACAAGTGAGAATTGGAGATCTCTGGCAAAATGTCACAGATGGCCCTGAAAGGTTTAATGTAGTTGTTAATGTCCTAGCAAAGGAGGGCTTCTCCTCAGGGAGATTCTACTATGAGGTGCAGGTGAAAGGTAAGACTAGGTTGGATTTAGGAGTGGCCATAGAGTCCATCAACAGGAAGAGTGGGGTCACCCTGAGCCCTGGCCATGGATACCTGGCTATATGTCTGAGGGATGGGGATAGGTATGTAGCTGCTGAAAGCCCTGCTATCCTCATCGCTCTGAGTCAGAAGCCCCAGAAGATAGGGGTTTATGTTGATTATGAACAAGGCCAGGTCTCCTTCTATGATGTGGATAACAGGTCTCATATCTACTCTTTCACTGATTACACTTTCAATAACAAACTCTATCCATTCTTTAGCACTGGTACTGACGATGACGGTGAAAACTCAGCCCCATTAGTCATTACCCCAGTCAATCAACAACTGAGTATTCATTTCTTAACTTCTGAAAAAGCCTGA